The window CGAGCTGATGTATTCATCCCGGGTTTGTTCCGGAGCACCGGCAAAATGAGCAATATCCATAGCCCCGGTATACACCAGATTAGCACTGATGTTCAGCTTTTTGTTCGGCGTATAGGTTAGGGTTGCATACCCATAATTATCAGGTGTGCGTAAAAATTCTCTTTTCGCTTCCAGACCTTCAATGTTCGCTACCGCATCGTCAAACAGGCTCGACTGTAGCGTAAATCCTGATTCAAACTGGAGGATCCCGTCATAGTTTGCCCTTGCTTCAACAGTAATACCTTTAACCGTTGCTCCGCTACCGTTTCTCTTTTCAAAACGCTCTCCGAATTCATCTTCACCCAAAGGGAACAGATAAAACGCATCGTCCAGTTTCGTATAAAAACCTTCTAAGGTAAAACCGGCAATATAATGTTCTGTTGCTTTATCGTAATTTACAGAAGCGCTAAAACTATTGGAACGCTCTTGCTTTAAATCCTCTGATAAAGAAACCCTTGAGACCCCTCCTCCTGCAAAAGCGATATGCAGATCGGTATCAAAAGCCTGTGGAGCCCTGAAACCGGTACCCCAACTGGCCCTAAACTGTGTTTCTTTCCATTTATACATTAATGAAACTCTCGGACTGAGAATCACCTCATCTACAAAATTATGCTTATCTGCACGTACTCCTGTTAAAAAGTTCAGGGAAGGAGTAATATCCCAGTCGTTTTGTACAAATGCTCCAAAATTCTTAGTTGTCTGATCGATCTTATAATTGTACGCATCTATGATGTCTAACACATCGTCATACACATATTCCGAACCTATGGTCAGCACGGAAGATCCTTCAAGAAACTTCTCTAGCTTCTGATTGAACTGAAGTCCTCCCTGGTATGTAGAAACAACCGATGTGCCATAAGGCGGGTTGGCTATAAATTCAGATAATTCCGGGTCCTGATCCGGCATAATACCTGTATAATGATCGCGGTCTGTACGTTGTGTTCCAAAATAGGCGATCAAGGAATTTTTATCTTCATTAAAATTAATCTGATAGTCTACACTACCTATCAGGACATTATGTGTCCGTTCTTCCGATTGTTGTGCCAGATGCGCAGGCTTATCTACCATCTCACCCCCATACCGATATTCGTTAATACTGCTTAAACTCATTTCAATCTTCTGATCTTCACCGGGCATATAGAAGAAATTAGCTCCGAAAGAGTTATTCTTTAATTCAGGCAATTCAGAAAAGTTATCGCCATTATGGTCATATGTGTCCCTGTCTCTTTTATTTACAAAAAAAGTTGCCCCCGCATTTCTATTCTCATTAACAACTGTAGCATTACCACTTAGTATATGATCGTCGGCATTTCCTTTTATGTTCTGATAAGTATACCCTATATCATAAGCATCATTTTTTGGAATCTTTGTAATTACATTTACTGTTCCTCCTATGGCACTGGAACCATATAACGCAGAACCACCACCTCTAACCACCTCAATACGCTCAATCATATTGGCTGGTATTTGTTCTAATCCGTACAAACCGGTTAGCGGACTAAAAATCGGCCGGCCATTAATAAGGATTTGTGAATACCCCCCGGCAAGTCCATTCATCCGTAATTGAGTATAATTACAGGTCTGACAATCTGTTTCCACCCTTAATCCGGGTTGGAAACGCAATCCTTCCGATAAATTACATGCCTGTACATTATTAAGGGTTTCGCTACCGATTAAGTTTACAATTACCGCTGCATCTGTTCTTCTTTTTGCAGTTCTTGTACCTGTAACTACAATTTGATCTAAGCCCAAAGCATCTTCTTTCAGTGTAAAGTTTAGATCCAAAACCTTATTTGGTTCAATTTTTATTGTTCGTTCTATGGTCCTAAAACCAATGCTGGAAACTACCAGCGTATATTCCCCTTCATTAACTAAAAGATCAAAAGCTCCCGAATTGTCAGTAACTGCCCCTACATTATCGTCCGGCAAATACACGTTCACAAATTCTACCGGTTGCCCCTCATAAACCACCATCCCTTTTACCCTTCCTTTATTCTGAGCCTGCAACCCACAACAACACACTGATATTAATACACAAAACAAAAACCTAGATAACAT of the Zhouia spongiae genome contains:
- a CDS encoding TonB-dependent receptor, with product MLSRFLFCVLISVCCCGLQAQNKGRVKGMVVYEGQPVEFVNVYLPDDNVGAVTDNSGAFDLLVNEGEYTLVVSSIGFRTIERTIKIEPNKVLDLNFTLKEDALGLDQIVVTGTRTAKRRTDAAVIVNLIGSETLNNVQACNLSEGLRFQPGLRVETDCQTCNYTQLRMNGLAGGYSQILINGRPIFSPLTGLYGLEQIPANMIERIEVVRGGGSALYGSSAIGGTVNVITKIPKNDAYDIGYTYQNIKGNADDHILSGNATVVNENRNAGATFFVNKRDRDTYDHNGDNFSELPELKNNSFGANFFYMPGEDQKIEMSLSSINEYRYGGEMVDKPAHLAQQSEERTHNVLIGSVDYQINFNEDKNSLIAYFGTQRTDRDHYTGIMPDQDPELSEFIANPPYGTSVVSTYQGGLQFNQKLEKFLEGSSVLTIGSEYVYDDVLDIIDAYNYKIDQTTKNFGAFVQNDWDITPSLNFLTGVRADKHNFVDEVILSPRVSLMYKWKETQFRASWGTGFRAPQAFDTDLHIAFAGGGVSRVSLSEDLKQERSNSFSASVNYDKATEHYIAGFTLEGFYTKLDDAFYLFPLGEDEFGERFEKRNGSGATVKGITVEARANYDGILQFESGFTLQSSLFDDAVANIEGLEAKREFLRTPDNYGYATLTYTPNKKLNISANLVYTGAMDIAHFAGAPEQTRDEYISSPSFTELSLKAGYTFQIEKLNTGIEVFGGVKNITDSYQSDFDTGKNRDSNYVYGPGLPRTIFAGLKIKSL